The Rhodocytophaga rosea genome has a segment encoding these proteins:
- a CDS encoding DUF4296 domain-containing protein, with the protein MKKIVIISFLFLLSCGEPDNKPEGLLSKEQMINILTDIHIAEAKANRSQLRSYDSIQVYYKSLEKDVFKKYKVDTTVYKQSYTYYLEHMEVMDEIYTAVVDTLNMREGFSRIE; encoded by the coding sequence GTGAAAAAAATAGTAATTATCTCCTTTTTGTTCCTGCTTTCCTGTGGTGAACCCGACAATAAACCTGAAGGTCTGCTTTCGAAAGAGCAAATGATCAATATACTTACTGACATCCATATTGCAGAAGCCAAAGCAAACCGCTCACAGCTCCGGTCATATGATTCGATACAGGTATATTATAAGTCGCTTGAAAAAGATGTTTTTAAGAAATATAAAGTAGATACTACTGTATACAAACAGAGTTATACTTACTACCTGGAACACATGGAGGTGATGGACGAAATTTATACAGCTGTAGTTGATACCTTAAACATGCGGGAAGGCTTCAGCCGAATTGAATAA
- a CDS encoding endonuclease MutS2 encodes MLYPNTIEQKLGFDKIREWLKTECISTLGQAFVDKLRFSNDFDLITKLIGQTAEFKQILQHEGDFPASNYIDANPHLTKAAIEGTFLSEEEFFEVRLSLQTIYACLQFFEKRDSTDYPHLRELSKSIDVDITLLKALDKVFDNRGKLKDDASPELQSIRRQIISEQSNLRKRLDSLLKSAKSQGYVSEDVSLTIRNGRMVIPLNAEHKRKIKGFVHDESATGQTVFLEPTEVFDINNEITELGYKERREVVRILTQLTSQLRPFVPQLRKAYTFLGLMDFIRAKAKFAIRTEAVNPVFVKQQLMNWENTRHPLLYLSFQKQGKTVIPLYIKLDHKQRILIISGPNAGGKSIALKTVGLTQYMYQSGLLVTMAEHSQIGLFKDIFIDIGDEQSLENDLSTYSSHLTNMKQFLKLADKHSLFLIDEFGTGTEPSLGGAIAEAILEKLNESRAFGVINTHYTNLKFFAEHTEGLTNGAMRFDVQHLEPLYQLEIGKPGSSFAFEIANKIGLPQQVIAKAKEKVGDKQVNFDKLLRELELEKKKFLVKNQEVTNKDKNLSQTLKEYTELKSHLDTEKKKLLNQAKEEAKRLVREANQKIEQTIREIKENKADKEETRQLRKELQSFDESLKPEYIVAEPVEEIQVLDGEIEVGDLVRIKGQTAVGEVLFVKGKDAEIRIGELKSNIKLNRLEKISRKEYRASVPENLNIPRMQGIDINEKMANFSYQLDLRGKRGEEALTELDDFIDDALMLGTHEVRIVHGKGDGILRNLVRTQLRKYSQVNSFTDEHADRGGAGVTIVKMK; translated from the coding sequence ATGTTATATCCTAATACCATTGAACAAAAGCTTGGATTTGATAAAATCAGGGAATGGCTGAAAACAGAATGCATCAGTACCCTTGGCCAGGCGTTTGTAGATAAACTCCGGTTTTCCAACGACTTTGACCTAATTACTAAGCTGATTGGCCAAACAGCAGAATTCAAGCAGATTTTACAGCATGAAGGTGATTTTCCGGCCAGTAATTATATTGATGCCAATCCACACCTGACCAAAGCTGCCATAGAAGGCACATTTTTGTCAGAGGAAGAATTTTTTGAAGTACGGCTTTCGCTTCAAACTATTTATGCCTGTCTGCAATTTTTCGAAAAACGGGATTCAACAGATTATCCTCATTTAAGGGAACTTAGTAAGAGTATAGACGTTGACATTACCCTGCTCAAAGCCTTGGATAAAGTATTCGATAACCGGGGCAAACTGAAAGATGATGCTTCTCCGGAACTTCAATCCATCCGCAGGCAAATTATTTCTGAACAAAGCAATCTGCGCAAGCGGCTGGATAGTTTGCTAAAATCTGCCAAAAGCCAGGGATATGTTTCTGAAGATGTTTCCCTAACGATCCGTAATGGACGAATGGTAATTCCATTGAATGCGGAGCATAAGCGGAAAATTAAGGGATTTGTTCACGATGAATCGGCTACTGGCCAGACGGTTTTTCTGGAACCCACCGAAGTATTCGACATCAACAACGAAATAACAGAATTAGGTTATAAAGAAAGAAGAGAGGTAGTCCGGATTTTAACGCAGCTTACTAGCCAGCTACGTCCGTTTGTACCACAACTGAGGAAAGCCTATACTTTTCTGGGGTTGATGGATTTTATCCGGGCCAAAGCAAAATTTGCCATCCGAACAGAAGCGGTTAATCCAGTATTTGTGAAACAGCAGCTTATGAACTGGGAAAACACAAGGCATCCGCTCCTATATTTATCATTCCAGAAACAAGGTAAAACAGTAATCCCTTTATACATTAAACTCGATCACAAACAGCGTATCTTAATTATTTCCGGTCCGAATGCTGGCGGTAAGTCCATTGCTTTAAAAACTGTAGGCTTAACCCAGTATATGTATCAGAGCGGATTGCTGGTTACGATGGCCGAGCATTCCCAGATAGGTTTATTTAAAGATATTTTTATTGACATTGGAGATGAGCAGTCCTTGGAGAATGATCTGAGCACTTATAGCTCTCACCTCACCAATATGAAGCAATTCCTCAAACTGGCTGATAAACATTCCCTGTTTCTGATCGATGAATTTGGTACCGGTACTGAACCTAGCCTGGGCGGGGCTATTGCTGAAGCTATTCTCGAAAAGCTGAATGAATCACGAGCCTTTGGGGTAATTAACACGCATTATACCAATCTGAAGTTTTTTGCAGAGCATACCGAAGGCTTAACTAATGGCGCTATGCGTTTTGATGTACAGCATTTAGAGCCCTTATATCAGCTGGAAATTGGTAAACCAGGCAGTTCTTTCGCTTTTGAAATTGCCAACAAAATTGGCTTGCCTCAACAAGTGATTGCCAAGGCAAAAGAGAAAGTCGGCGATAAACAAGTCAACTTCGATAAACTCTTACGGGAATTAGAGTTAGAAAAGAAAAAATTCCTGGTTAAGAATCAAGAGGTAACGAATAAAGACAAAAATTTAAGCCAGACACTTAAAGAGTATACAGAACTTAAATCGCATCTGGATACAGAAAAGAAAAAGCTCTTAAATCAAGCCAAAGAAGAAGCCAAACGTCTGGTTCGGGAAGCCAATCAGAAAATAGAGCAAACCATCCGGGAAATTAAAGAAAACAAAGCAGATAAGGAAGAAACCAGGCAATTACGGAAAGAACTCCAGAGCTTTGATGAATCTTTAAAACCCGAATACATCGTTGCGGAACCAGTGGAAGAAATTCAGGTACTGGATGGAGAAATTGAAGTAGGAGACTTAGTGCGCATTAAAGGACAAACTGCCGTTGGAGAAGTTCTCTTTGTAAAAGGAAAAGATGCAGAGATACGAATTGGAGAGCTAAAGTCTAACATTAAACTTAACCGTTTAGAAAAAATCAGCCGCAAAGAATACAGGGCTTCTGTACCTGAAAATCTGAATATTCCCCGGATGCAGGGCATTGACATTAATGAGAAGATGGCAAATTTCAGCTATCAGCTTGATCTGCGGGGTAAAAGAGGAGAAGAGGCTTTAACTGAACTGGATGATTTTATTGATGATGCGTTGATGCTAGGCACGCATGAAGTGCGTATTGTTCATGGCAAAGGCGATGGTATTTTAAGAAACTTAGTAAGAACACAATTAAGAAAATATTCCCAGGTAAATTCCTTCACCGACGAACATGCCGACCGGGGCGGCGCAGGCGTGACTATTGTTAAGATGAAATAA
- a CDS encoding thymidylate synthase — protein MKQYQDLLRHILETGVKKEDRTGTGTLSVFGYQMRFDLSEGFPLVTTKKVHTKSIIHELLWFLKGETNTKYLKENGVSIWDEWANAEGELGPVYGKQWRSWATPSGETIDQISQVIKQIKTNPDSRRLIVSAWNVADINQMKLPPCHAFFQFYVAEGKLSCQLYQRSADVFLGVPFNIASYALLTMMVAQICNLQPGEFIWTGGDTHLYLNHLEQVQLQLSRETRPLPKMKLNPAIKDIFKFTYEDFTLVDYNPHPAIKAPVAV, from the coding sequence ATGAAACAATACCAGGATTTATTGCGCCATATTCTTGAAACCGGAGTAAAAAAGGAAGACCGTACTGGTACAGGTACGCTCAGTGTGTTTGGTTACCAGATGCGGTTTGATTTATCAGAAGGCTTTCCACTGGTTACAACCAAAAAAGTACATACAAAATCCATTATACACGAACTGCTCTGGTTTTTGAAAGGAGAAACCAATACTAAATATTTGAAAGAAAATGGCGTATCGATCTGGGATGAATGGGCCAATGCAGAAGGAGAATTAGGTCCGGTATATGGGAAACAATGGAGAAGCTGGGCAACTCCTTCCGGAGAAACCATCGACCAGATTTCACAGGTAATTAAGCAAATAAAAACAAATCCTGATTCACGCCGCCTGATTGTAAGTGCCTGGAATGTAGCAGATATTAACCAGATGAAACTTCCACCCTGCCATGCTTTTTTTCAGTTTTATGTAGCAGAAGGTAAACTTTCCTGTCAGTTATACCAGAGAAGTGCCGATGTATTTCTTGGCGTTCCTTTTAATATTGCTTCGTATGCCTTGCTTACTATGATGGTCGCACAAATTTGCAATTTGCAGCCTGGTGAATTCATCTGGACTGGTGGAGATACACATTTATACTTAAATCATTTAGAACAGGTACAATTGCAATTATCACGTGAGACAAGGCCATTGCCAAAGATGAAATTGAATCCTGCCATAAAAGATATTTTTAAGTTTACTTATGAAGATTTTACATTGGTAGATTATAACCCTCATCCAGCTATCAAAGCACCAGTAGCTGTATAG
- the fahA gene encoding fumarylacetoacetase codes for MVSANDPSLKSWVAIPADSDFPIQNLPFGIFKPKIGSSRVGVAIGNYVLDLQILQELGYFDSLHLSNRTVFSKPYLNDFIALDKPVWQAVRQHLSELLRHDNPKLRDNYAHKSQILLYDTDVTMQMPVKVGDYTDFYSSMEHASNVGSMFRDPANALLPNWKHLPVAYHGRASSIVVSGTDFHRPKGQIKPADAPSPIFGPTQQLDFELEMAFIIGKDTKLGENVPVEQAEDYIFGMVLFNDWSARDIQSWEYVPLGPFLGKNFASSISPWVVTLDALQPFKTSGPVQDPAVLPYLQYSSEKNYNVQLQVAIQPQKGTEKIICTSNSRYLYWNIFQQLAHHTVNGCNINIGDVFASGTISGPTPEEFGSMLELTWRGTKPLYLNDGSTRKFLQDYDSVIMRGFAQNNGVKIGFGEVRGKVLPAKE; via the coding sequence ATGGTTTCTGCTAATGATCCAAGTTTAAAATCGTGGGTAGCTATTCCGGCTGATAGTGATTTTCCTATTCAGAACCTGCCATTTGGAATTTTTAAGCCTAAAATTGGATCTTCACGGGTAGGAGTAGCCATAGGAAACTATGTATTGGATTTACAAATATTGCAGGAATTAGGGTATTTCGATAGTCTGCATCTTTCTAATCGAACTGTATTTAGTAAGCCATACCTAAATGATTTTATAGCTTTGGACAAACCGGTCTGGCAAGCGGTACGGCAACATTTGTCGGAGTTACTGAGACATGATAACCCAAAGCTTCGGGATAATTACGCACATAAATCACAGATACTCCTCTATGATACGGATGTTACTATGCAAATGCCGGTAAAAGTTGGAGATTATACTGACTTTTATTCTTCTATGGAACATGCCAGCAATGTAGGTTCGATGTTCCGTGATCCAGCCAATGCCCTGCTTCCTAACTGGAAACATTTACCAGTAGCCTATCATGGAAGGGCTTCTTCTATTGTGGTATCAGGCACAGACTTTCATCGGCCAAAAGGACAAATCAAACCTGCTGATGCTCCATCCCCTATTTTTGGACCTACTCAGCAACTTGATTTTGAACTGGAAATGGCATTTATTATAGGGAAAGATACCAAGTTAGGAGAAAACGTGCCTGTTGAACAAGCAGAAGACTATATTTTTGGAATGGTCTTGTTCAATGACTGGTCCGCCCGAGATATTCAATCCTGGGAATATGTACCGTTAGGACCATTTCTGGGCAAAAACTTTGCTTCTTCTATTTCTCCCTGGGTAGTTACGCTTGATGCGCTTCAACCATTCAAAACAAGCGGTCCGGTTCAAGATCCAGCTGTGTTACCTTACCTGCAATACAGCAGCGAAAAAAATTACAATGTTCAACTGCAAGTAGCAATTCAGCCACAAAAAGGTACAGAAAAAATTATTTGTACCTCCAATTCCCGTTATCTGTATTGGAATATCTTCCAGCAACTGGCACATCACACAGTAAACGGATGTAATATTAATATAGGAGATGTATTTGCTTCAGGTACAATCAGTGGACCTACTCCGGAAGAGTTTGGATCGATGCTTGAACTTACCTGGAGGGGTACAAAACCTTTGTATCTGAATGATGGCTCAACCAGAAAATTTTTACAAGATTATGATTCGGTAATTATGCGGGGATTTGCTCAAAATAATGGTGTTAAGATAGGTTTTGGGGAAGTCAGAGGAAAAGTGTTGCCAGCAAAAGAGTAG
- the lipB gene encoding lipoyl(octanoyl) transferase LipB gives MNHILNNRVQVQQLGVIDYEQALNTQIDLFNQIVQLKITNRTIPESLQKPTPNYLIFCQHPHVYTLGKSGKESNLLISQDKLAQLNASYYPISRGGDITYHGPGQIVGYPIFDLENFFADIHQYLRFIEEAVIRTLAEYTIEAGRIPGLTGVWIDHLSDKARKICAIGVKTSRWVTMHGFAFNINTDLSYFDYIIPCGINDKSVTSLSHELGKQQDLREVEDKLQYHLSTLLGLQIEK, from the coding sequence GTGAATCATATTCTGAATAATAGAGTACAAGTACAACAATTAGGAGTTATTGATTACGAACAGGCATTGAATACTCAAATAGATTTATTCAACCAAATCGTGCAACTCAAAATTACCAATCGAACTATTCCTGAAAGCTTACAAAAGCCTACGCCAAATTACTTAATTTTTTGCCAGCATCCGCACGTTTATACTCTAGGAAAGAGTGGCAAGGAAAGTAATTTATTAATTAGCCAGGATAAATTAGCTCAGCTAAATGCTTCTTATTATCCTATTAGCCGGGGAGGCGATATCACTTATCATGGGCCGGGGCAAATTGTAGGATATCCCATTTTTGATCTTGAGAATTTTTTTGCTGACATTCATCAATACTTGCGTTTTATAGAAGAAGCCGTGATACGGACATTAGCTGAATATACGATCGAAGCAGGACGTATTCCAGGGTTAACTGGAGTTTGGATAGATCATCTATCTGATAAAGCCAGGAAAATTTGTGCGATTGGTGTAAAAACAAGCCGATGGGTAACTATGCATGGATTCGCTTTTAATATAAATACCGACTTATCCTATTTTGACTACATTATTCCCTGTGGCATTAATGATAAATCAGTCACATCGCTGAGCCATGAATTAGGCAAACAACAAGATTTACGTGAAGTAGAAGACAAATTACAATACCATTTAAGTACATTATTGGGGCTTCAAATAGAAAAATAA
- a CDS encoding response regulator transcription factor gives MIANKAKILLVEDDASLGFVIKDNLEINGFHVTLCGDGEAAWQTFRQAAFDLCILDVMLPKRDGFTLAQYIRQYNTLVPIIFLTAKSMKEDKIAGFKTGGDDYITKPFSIEELLLRIEVFLKRSQYTVSQAIPIPVFSIGKYTFDYKNLLLSYGTEKRYLTQKEADILQLFCLNPDVTLKREDILNKVWGDDDYFMGRSLDVFITKLRKYLKADSNIEIVNLHGVGFKLEVK, from the coding sequence ATGATTGCTAACAAAGCCAAAATATTATTAGTAGAAGACGATGCCAGCCTGGGATTTGTAATTAAGGATAATCTGGAAATTAACGGGTTTCATGTTACGCTCTGTGGAGATGGAGAAGCAGCCTGGCAAACTTTCCGGCAGGCAGCGTTTGATCTGTGCATATTGGATGTGATGCTTCCCAAAAGAGATGGATTTACGTTGGCACAGTATATCAGGCAATATAATACTTTAGTGCCTATTATTTTTCTAACTGCCAAATCTATGAAGGAGGATAAAATAGCAGGTTTTAAAACTGGCGGCGACGATTACATCACTAAACCCTTTAGTATTGAGGAATTGCTGTTGAGAATTGAAGTATTTCTTAAACGCAGCCAGTATACAGTTTCACAGGCAATTCCCATTCCTGTATTTAGTATTGGCAAATATACATTTGATTATAAAAATCTGCTGCTTAGTTACGGAACTGAGAAAAGATATCTCACACAAAAAGAAGCAGATATATTGCAGCTATTTTGTCTGAACCCGGATGTTACCTTAAAACGGGAAGATATTTTGAATAAAGTATGGGGAGATGATGATTACTTTATGGGTAGAAGCCTGGATGTTTTTATTACAAAACTGCGTAAATATTTAAAAGCAGATTCGAATATAGAAATCGTAAACTTACATGGCGTAGGGTTTAAATTAGAAGTAAAATAA
- a CDS encoding L,D-transpeptidase family protein translates to MKHFIPVFLLILLLPSCKNKVEKKLPDRADKVIVYKSKRELHLLKDGEIIRTYKIALGDNPVGHKQQEGDEKTPEGTYILDWRNSKSAYHKSIHVSYPNEKDREHAKQLGISPGGDIMIHGMNKQTAWLGRWQNLRDWTNGCMAVSNDEMDEIWAMVKNGTQIEINP, encoded by the coding sequence ATGAAACATTTTATACCTGTTTTTCTTTTGATTCTTCTCTTGCCCAGTTGTAAAAACAAAGTAGAAAAAAAGCTACCTGACAGGGCAGATAAAGTAATAGTGTATAAAAGCAAACGGGAATTGCACCTACTAAAGGATGGAGAAATTATCCGGACGTATAAAATTGCATTGGGTGATAATCCGGTTGGCCACAAACAGCAGGAAGGGGATGAGAAAACTCCAGAAGGAACTTATATCTTAGACTGGCGGAACAGTAAAAGTGCCTATCATAAATCTATTCATGTCTCCTACCCCAATGAAAAGGACAGGGAACATGCAAAACAGTTGGGTATATCTCCGGGAGGTGATATTATGATCCATGGGATGAACAAGCAAACGGCCTGGCTAGGGAGATGGCAAAACCTAAGAGATTGGACCAATGGCTGTATGGCCGTATCTAACGACGAAATGGATGAAATATGGGCAATGGTGAAGAATGGCACTCAGATCGAGATTAATCCATAA
- a CDS encoding VWA domain-containing protein — MDAWFSITWFTISTLRGFAWEQRLFFLLIPAVPFLFIVRWLIHSRFRQRLPIALPSQQISWSPVSLLRFVPDILMSICLILILIALARPQRYQERIEQTSEGIDIMLVMDVSESMLLEDFKPTRLEAAKQVAHTFINGRFQDRMGIVVFAGNAYGMAPLTTDYRLLHQYVDEIRSNMITNSGTAIGDALAVTINRMRESDSKSKVAILISDGDNTAGNIDPVTAAQLAQVYSIKLYTIVVGTEGNLSYTDETGNTQTVQNTIDERTLREIARIGEGRFYRASNNSALQEVFTQINAYEKAEIREIRFTDTKDYYYVYLRWAIVFFLLWLLVKNTFISNVLED; from the coding sequence ATGGATGCATGGTTTTCAATTACCTGGTTTACAATCAGCACCCTCCGGGGATTTGCCTGGGAACAACGTTTATTTTTCCTGCTTATCCCGGCAGTTCCTTTTTTATTTATTGTCCGGTGGTTAATTCATTCCAGGTTCCGGCAACGTCTGCCTATTGCCTTGCCCAGCCAGCAGATCAGCTGGTCGCCAGTGAGTTTGCTGCGTTTTGTACCTGATATTTTGATGAGCATATGCCTGATTCTGATTTTAATCGCTTTAGCCCGGCCACAACGTTACCAGGAACGCATAGAACAAACATCGGAAGGCATAGATATCATGCTGGTAATGGATGTATCTGAATCTATGCTACTGGAAGATTTTAAACCTACCCGGCTGGAAGCGGCTAAGCAAGTAGCACACACCTTTATCAACGGACGTTTTCAGGATAGAATGGGCATTGTCGTGTTTGCCGGAAATGCGTATGGGATGGCTCCGCTTACCACCGATTACCGCTTGTTGCACCAGTATGTAGATGAAATCCGCAGCAATATGATTACCAATAGTGGTACCGCCATTGGCGATGCACTGGCTGTTACCATCAACCGGATGCGTGAATCTGACTCCAAATCGAAAGTAGCGATTCTGATCAGTGATGGAGATAATACGGCCGGAAACATAGATCCGGTTACGGCTGCTCAACTGGCGCAGGTATATAGCATTAAACTATATACGATTGTAGTAGGCACAGAAGGAAACTTGTCATATACGGATGAAACCGGAAATACACAAACCGTGCAGAATACGATAGATGAAAGAACCTTGCGTGAGATTGCCAGAATAGGGGAGGGGAGGTTTTACAGAGCATCCAATAATTCGGCCTTGCAGGAAGTTTTTACCCAGATCAATGCCTATGAAAAAGCGGAAATCCGGGAAATACGATTTACTGATACCAAAGATTATTATTATGTGTACCTCCGCTGGGCAATTGTATTTTTTCTGTTGTGGCTGCTGGTAAAAAATACATTTATTAGTAATGTGCTGGAAGATTAA
- the egtD gene encoding L-histidine N(alpha)-methyltransferase has product MSTSYSIQTTVDNENIVAFQPGTLAYDVLAGLIKYPKTLSSKYFYDAKGSKIFEQIMQLPEYYPTRCEAQILETHKQALLEMCRKDYYHLVDLGAGDAAKTRILIDHFYKNNLRFEYIPVDISPSAVQELTENLHQAYPLLPVRSVATDYFTALQWIHSQVPGRKLVLFLGSNIGNFTTEECKQFLSTIWQLLDEDDRLLTGFDLKKNANVIRNAYNDSSGITAEFNRNLLQRINIELGGNFNLDAFEFYASYDPVSGFVKSYMISTKAQQVYIEAFKRSFAFEAWETIHMENSRKFGIREIEELALACRYEVETHLFDNQQYFTDSIWKVAGKNR; this is encoded by the coding sequence ATGTCAACTTCTTACAGTATCCAGACCACCGTAGACAATGAAAATATAGTTGCGTTTCAACCAGGAACTTTAGCCTATGATGTGCTGGCAGGGTTAATAAAATATCCAAAAACCTTATCTTCCAAATATTTTTATGATGCCAAAGGCAGCAAAATATTTGAACAGATTATGCAGCTACCGGAATATTATCCTACCCGTTGCGAAGCCCAGATCCTGGAAACTCATAAACAAGCTTTACTGGAAATGTGCCGGAAAGACTATTATCATCTGGTAGATTTAGGTGCCGGAGATGCCGCTAAAACCCGTATCCTGATTGATCATTTTTATAAGAATAACTTACGCTTTGAATATATCCCAGTAGATATTTCCCCAAGTGCGGTACAAGAACTAACCGAAAATCTGCATCAAGCGTATCCTTTACTTCCGGTAAGAAGTGTAGCCACAGATTATTTTACAGCACTTCAGTGGATACATAGCCAGGTGCCAGGACGGAAACTTGTATTGTTTTTAGGTTCGAATATTGGCAATTTCACTACAGAGGAGTGCAAACAATTTCTTTCTACCATCTGGCAATTACTCGACGAAGATGACCGGCTGCTTACTGGCTTTGATCTGAAAAAGAATGCAAACGTTATTCGTAATGCTTATAATGATTCTAGTGGTATTACTGCTGAATTTAACCGGAACCTGTTGCAACGCATCAATATTGAATTGGGGGGCAATTTTAACCTGGATGCTTTTGAATTTTATGCCAGCTACGATCCGGTTTCGGGGTTTGTAAAAAGCTATATGATCAGCACGAAAGCTCAACAGGTATACATTGAAGCATTCAAACGTAGTTTTGCATTTGAGGCCTGGGAAACCATTCACATGGAAAATTCCCGCAAATTCGGTATCAGGGAAATCGAAGAATTGGCTTTGGCTTGCCGCTATGAAGTAGAAACCCATTTATTCGACAACCAGCAATATTTTACAGATTCTATCTGGAAAGTGGCCGGGAAAAATAGGTGA
- the trmD gene encoding tRNA (guanosine(37)-N1)-methyltransferase TrmD → MRIDIITCLPQLLDSFFAASILKRAQDKQLVEVQVHDLREYAINKHKQVDDYAFGGGAGMVLMIEPIAKCINLLKQQRTYDEVIYVTPDGELFGQKTANVLSLKQNLIILCGHYKGVDERVREHFVTREISIGDYVLSGGELAAAVIADSVIRLIPGVLSDETSALTDSFQDDLLAPPVYTRPADYQGWKVPEVLLSGHKANIEKWRYEQSLERTRQRRPDLLAE, encoded by the coding sequence ATGCGCATAGATATTATCACTTGCCTGCCTCAGTTGTTAGATAGTTTTTTTGCAGCTTCGATTCTTAAGCGGGCTCAGGATAAACAACTCGTAGAGGTACAAGTGCATGATCTGCGGGAATATGCCATAAACAAACACAAACAGGTAGACGATTATGCTTTTGGTGGTGGTGCCGGTATGGTATTGATGATCGAACCCATTGCTAAATGTATAAATCTGCTCAAGCAGCAGCGTACCTATGATGAAGTGATATATGTAACGCCAGATGGAGAATTATTTGGTCAGAAAACGGCAAATGTACTTTCGCTCAAACAAAACCTGATTATTCTCTGCGGACATTACAAAGGGGTAGATGAACGGGTGCGGGAACATTTTGTAACCAGAGAAATCAGCATTGGCGATTATGTATTATCCGGAGGAGAACTGGCGGCTGCTGTCATTGCAGATTCCGTGATCCGGCTTATTCCGGGGGTATTGTCAGATGAAACCTCGGCACTTACCGACTCTTTCCAGGACGATTTACTAGCCCCTCCAGTATATACCCGGCCGGCAGATTACCAGGGGTGGAAAGTGCCGGAAGTGTTATTGTCCGGCCATAAAGCGAATATTGAAAAATGGCGGTATGAGCAATCCCTCGAACGTACCCGTCAGCGCAGGCCAGACCTACTGGCAGAATAA
- the rimM gene encoding ribosome maturation factor RimM (Essential for efficient processing of 16S rRNA): MDIESCYQLGYVLKTHGVQGEVTFVLDVDEPETYKGLESVFVEINGKLVPFFIDTIQVQKDKAIVRLEDVNSLQKAQNLVGNGLFLPLENLPELDEDQFYYHEIVEYLVVDEKLGNLGKISNVYEMPHQDLIAMQYQEKEVLIPITDEIVTGIDHKKKELYVELPDGLLEIYLNDTGSDEVDKEEETE; the protein is encoded by the coding sequence ATGGATATAGAATCTTGTTATCAATTGGGATATGTGCTGAAAACACATGGTGTACAGGGAGAAGTTACCTTTGTCCTGGATGTAGATGAACCTGAAACCTACAAAGGCTTAGAATCTGTGTTTGTTGAAATTAATGGCAAGCTTGTGCCTTTTTTTATAGATACTATCCAGGTTCAAAAAGACAAAGCCATAGTCAGGCTAGAGGATGTGAACTCCCTTCAGAAAGCCCAGAATCTGGTAGGAAATGGATTATTCCTTCCCCTGGAAAACCTCCCTGAACTCGACGAAGATCAGTTTTATTACCATGAAATTGTAGAGTATCTGGTTGTAGATGAAAAGCTGGGTAATCTCGGAAAAATTAGTAATGTCTACGAAATGCCCCACCAGGATCTGATTGCTATGCAATACCAGGAGAAGGAAGTACTCATTCCTATTACCGATGAGATTGTGACCGGCATCGACCACAAAAAAAAAGAATTATATGTAGAACTCCCGGATGGGTTGCTGGAAATTTACTTGAATGATACTGGTTCAGACGAAGTGGATAAAGAGGAGGAAACTGAGTAA
- a CDS encoding 30S ribosomal protein S16, protein MSVKIRLTRRGRKKLALYDVVVADARAPRDGRFIEKIGTYNPNSNPATIILNEEKAFQWLLNGAQPTDTVKAMLSYRGVLLRKHLQIGVIKGAITQEQADTKFAEWKQSKESKVSGKVDTLAQKKADAAKARLAAEAKVKEARAEAITRKKTPPAEVAPAAEAPVENAPDTDTTAATE, encoded by the coding sequence ATGTCAGTAAAAATCAGATTGACCCGCAGAGGTCGTAAAAAACTGGCTCTCTACGATGTAGTAGTAGCCGATGCAAGAGCGCCACGGGATGGCCGCTTTATCGAAAAAATCGGAACGTATAATCCAAACAGCAATCCGGCAACCATTATTCTCAATGAAGAAAAAGCGTTTCAATGGTTATTGAATGGAGCTCAACCTACCGATACCGTAAAAGCTATGCTTTCTTACAGAGGAGTGTTGCTAAGAAAACATTTGCAGATTGGTGTAATTAAAGGTGCAATCACCCAGGAACAAGCCGATACTAAATTTGCTGAGTGGAAACAAAGCAAAGAAAGCAAAGTTTCTGGTAAAGTAGATACCTTGGCTCAAAAGAAAGCCGATGCTGCCAAAGCCCGTTTAGCAGCTGAAGCCAAAGTAAAAGAAGCCAGAGCAGAAGCTATCACGCGTAAGAAAACACCGCCTGCTGAAGTTGCTCCTGCTGCTGAAGCACCGGTTGAAAATGCACCTGATACGGATACAACTGCCGCTACAGAATAA